From Streptomyces sp. SCSIO 75703:
TCCTCGCCCTCCTTCTCCGCCGTCGCGGCCTCCTCGACCGCCTGCGCCTCGGAGGCGGGGGCGTCGCCGGTGCGGATGATCTCCTCCGCGAAGGCGCTGTCGACGAGGAGTGCGTCGCGCGGGGCTATGGAGGTGAGGCGGGAGGCGAGGTTGACGGTGGTGCCGAAGACGTCGCCCATGCGGGTGGTGACGGTGCCGAAGGCGATGCCGACCCGCAGTTCGGGCATGGTCTCGTCGTTGGCCATCGTCTCGATGAGGCGCAGCGCGATCTCGGCGGCGGTGCCGGCGTCGTCGGCGACGTACAGCACCTCGTCGCCCAGGGTCTTGATCAGCCGGCCGCCGCGGGCGGCGACCAGGTCGGCGGCGGTGGTCTCGAATGCCTCGACGAGTTCGCCGAGTTCCTCCTCCTCCATCCGGCGGGTGAGGCGCGTGAAGCCGACCAGGTCCGCGAAGCCGACCGCGAGCCGCCGGTCGACCATCTCCTCGTCGTCGCCGGCCTGGACGACGCGCCCGGTCGACGCGGCGAGCTGGCGCCGCCAGACGTAGACCAGGAACTCCTGGAGTTCCGGCAGCAGCAGCTCCACCAGCGGGTACGTGACCTCGGTGCGCGTCATCCCGGGCTCGGGGGGCTCGGTCAGCCCCTCCAGGAAGGAATCGATCTGCCACTCGGCCAACCGGGCGGTCGTCTGCCCGGTGGACCGGGCCACCTGGACGGCCATGGCCTCGCTGAGCAGCCCGGCCTCCACCAGACCGGCCAGCCGCCGCAGGGCGAGGACGTCGGCCTCGGTCAGCGCCTTGGCCTGGCCTATGTCGGCGAAGCCCATGGCCCGCCAGAAGCGGGAGGCCAGTTCCATGGAGACGCCCGCGCTGCGGGCGGCCTGGAAGGGGGTGTAGCGGCGCTCGGCGCCGAGGATGAGCTGTTCGAGTCGGAGCGCTAGCGGGTCATCGCCGGGTTCGGCGGGCTCGGAATCCACCCGGCCGTCCCCGTCCGTGCCGGAGCCCGTGTCGTCGACGGTCACGCCTGCTGCCCTTCCGATCTGCCGCGGTCAGGTATCGACCGGCCCCAACTTTACGTCAGGTGTGCCGCAGCTCACTCCCGAGAGTCGGTGCCCGGTACCCGCCGGCCGTGGCACCGGGGCGCTCGTCCGCGCAGGCCCGTGCCACCCGGGCGCCCCCGGAGCCGGACACCGCGCCGGGGGAACGCCCCCGGTGACCGGAGTACCGCGGCGGGGGCGTGTGATGCCGGTGCTCGCGCCGGGGGCGCGTCACCCCGCCCCTCCCCGGACCACGAACCACCCCACCGGCCGCCACCCGCCCGCGTACGCGCCCCGCGCGAGCCCACCGGACGCCGCGGCCCGGCCGGTCCCACCCGCCCCGAGGCACCACCGGCAACCAGCCCCGGCCAGCCGCCCACCGACAGGTCAGTCCCCACCCGTAAGTCAGACCCCACCGGCAGGACGGCCCCCGGGCCGTAAGCCAGACCCACCGGTAGGCCGGGCCCGCGGGCAGCCAGCCACCGGACCGAGCCCCGCGGTGCCGGGCATCCGGACGCACCGACGCCCGGCCGCCGCCGGCCACGCGGTCACACGGCCACGCACCGCCCCGGCGGCACACCGGCCCGTCACACGGGCCGCAGGTGGACGATGTCCCCGGCGCCCACCGGCTCCTGCACCCCCTGCTCCGTGGCGAGAACCAGGCGTCCGTCCCCGTCCACGGCGACCGCCTCGCCGACCAGGGACCGGTCGCCGGGGAGTTCGGCCCGGACCGTGCGGCCGAGGGTCGCGCACCCGGCGGCGTACGTCTCCTGGAGGCCGCTGGCCGCAGGATCGCCGCCGGCCGAGCGCCAGCGGACGTACCAGTCCTCCAGGGACCGCAGTACCGCCCGCAGCAACGGGTCGCGGTCGGTGCCGCCGGCCCCGGCGAGGCGCAGGGAGCCTGCGCCCGGGACGGGCAGTTCCGACGCGCGGAGGCTGACGTTGACGCCGACACCGACGACCACACCGTCGTCGCCTGCCCGCTCGGCGAGGATGCCGCCGGCCTTGCGCTCCTCGCCGCCGACGGTGACGAGGAGGTCGTTGGGCCACTTCAGGGCCGTGTCGACACCCGCGGCGCGGGACAGCCCGGTCGCCACCGCGACCCCGGTGAGCAGTGGCAGCCAGCCCCAGCGGGCCACCGGGACCTCGGCGGGCCGGAGCACGACCGAGAAGAAGAGGCCCGAACGGGGCGGTGCGCTCCACCGCCGGTCGAGACGGCCCCGGGCGGCGGTCTGCTCCTCGGCGATCAGGACGGAGCCCTCCTCCGCCTCGCCCCGTGCGGCACGGGCGGCGAGGTCCGTGTTGGTGGAGCCGGTGCTCTGCACGACGTCGACGTGCCGCCACAGTCCGCCCTCGCGCACCAGGGCACGGCGCAGGGCGGTGGCGTTGAGGGGCGGCCGGTCCAGGTCGGACCACCGGCTGTGGGAGGGCTCGGAGTCATCGCGGGGCGTCATGCAAGCCACCCTAGGTGTGGGAAAGACCGCACTGCCGATCGCGGGGCCCAGCACTACTCTACGGATGAGTAACCGTCCCCCCTTTTGAGCAGGCAGGGAGCCGCATCCCGATGTCCGAGCCGGAAGCGCAGCAGCCCGACATCCGTACGACCGCGGGCAAGCTCGCGGATTTGAGGCGTCGTATCGAGGAGGCGACGCATGCGGGGTCCGCTCGTGCGGTGGAGAAGCAGCACGCGAAGGGGAAGCTGACGGCGCGTGAGCGGATCGCGTTGCTGCTGGACGAGGGCTCGTTCGTGGAGCTGGACGAGTTCGCCCGGCACCGTTCGACGAGTTTCGGCCTGGAGGAGAACCGGCCCTACGGGGACGGTGTCGTGACCGGGTACGGCACGGTGGACGGACGGCCGGTGGCGGTGTTCTCGCAGGACTTCACCGTCTTCGGCGGGGCGCTGGGCGAGGTGTACGGGCAGAAGATCGTCAAGGTGATGGACTTCGCGCTGAAGACGGGCTGCCCCATCGTGGGCATCAACGACTCCGGCGGCGCCCGGATCCAGGAGGGTGTGGCCTCACTGGGCGCCTACGGGGAGATCTTCCGCCGCAACACACACGCCTCCGGGGTGATCCCGCAGATCAGCCTGGTGCTGGG
This genomic window contains:
- a CDS encoding biotin--[acetyl-CoA-carboxylase] ligase; amino-acid sequence: MTPRDDSEPSHSRWSDLDRPPLNATALRRALVREGGLWRHVDVVQSTGSTNTDLAARAARGEAEEGSVLIAEEQTAARGRLDRRWSAPPRSGLFFSVVLRPAEVPVARWGWLPLLTGVAVATGLSRAAGVDTALKWPNDLLVTVGGEERKAGGILAERAGDDGVVVGVGVNVSLRASELPVPGAGSLRLAGAGGTDRDPLLRAVLRSLEDWYVRWRSAGGDPAASGLQETYAAGCATLGRTVRAELPGDRSLVGEAVAVDGDGRLVLATEQGVQEPVGAGDIVHLRPV
- a CDS encoding adenylate/guanylate cyclase domain-containing protein, which translates into the protein MTVDDTGSGTDGDGRVDSEPAEPGDDPLALRLEQLILGAERRYTPFQAARSAGVSMELASRFWRAMGFADIGQAKALTEADVLALRRLAGLVEAGLLSEAMAVQVARSTGQTTARLAEWQIDSFLEGLTEPPEPGMTRTEVTYPLVELLLPELQEFLVYVWRRQLAASTGRVVQAGDDEEMVDRRLAVGFADLVGFTRLTRRMEEEELGELVEAFETTAADLVAARGGRLIKTLGDEVLYVADDAGTAAEIALRLIETMANDETMPELRVGIAFGTVTTRMGDVFGTTVNLASRLTSIAPRDALLVDSAFAEEIIRTGDAPASEAQAVEEAATAEKEGEEAPAYRFGLQPMWQRPVRGLGVVEPWLLTRRSPPPA